A single genomic interval of Methylobacterium bullatum harbors:
- the comM gene encoding Competence protein ComM produces MVTRVATVAFEGIEARAVDVQVQIAPGAVVFMVVGLADKAVAESRERVRSALIASGLALPAKRITVNLAPADLPKEGSHYDLPIALAVMAAIGAIPPDALAGYCVLGELALDGTITAVNGVLPAAMAANSRGLGLICPAATGPEAAWAGGDMDVLAPRSLIQLANHFKGSQVMARPEPAVATTTGRLPDLRDIKGQEGAKRALEIAAAGGHNLLMNGPPGAGKSMLAARLPSILPPLGPRELLEVSMIQSVAGELKGGALSNRRPFRQPHHSASMAALVGGGINARPGEASLAHGGVLFLDELPEFTPQVLDSLRQPMETGEVMIARANNRVTYPARFQLIAAMNPCRCGQALEPGYACRRGPNDRCVAQYGARISGPLLDRIDLRIEVGAVTAADLILPPPAEGSAETAARVASARARQTARFAAHGLTGVITNATCPVPLIEEMAAPDADGTALIRNAAETMRLSARGFHRVLRVARTLADLDGDERVRRLHLAEALSYRGRVERPVAA; encoded by the coding sequence ATGGTCACCCGCGTCGCCACCGTTGCCTTCGAGGGAATCGAGGCGCGTGCCGTCGACGTGCAGGTGCAGATCGCCCCCGGCGCCGTGGTCTTCATGGTGGTCGGTCTGGCCGACAAGGCAGTGGCAGAATCACGGGAGCGCGTCCGCTCAGCCCTGATTGCATCGGGACTGGCGCTTCCGGCGAAGCGCATCACCGTCAACCTCGCTCCGGCGGACTTGCCGAAGGAGGGATCGCATTACGATCTGCCCATCGCGCTCGCGGTGATGGCCGCCATCGGCGCGATTCCGCCCGATGCGCTCGCCGGTTATTGCGTCCTCGGCGAACTCGCCCTCGACGGCACGATCACAGCGGTGAACGGCGTATTGCCTGCCGCCATGGCGGCGAATTCGCGGGGGCTCGGTCTGATCTGCCCGGCCGCGACGGGGCCTGAAGCGGCCTGGGCCGGTGGCGACATGGACGTTCTGGCCCCGCGCTCGCTGATCCAGCTCGCGAACCATTTCAAGGGCAGTCAGGTCATGGCACGCCCCGAGCCGGCCGTGGCCACGACCACGGGACGGTTGCCGGACCTTCGCGACATCAAGGGCCAGGAGGGAGCCAAGCGCGCCCTGGAGATCGCCGCCGCCGGAGGCCACAACCTGCTGATGAATGGTCCGCCCGGCGCGGGCAAATCGATGCTTGCGGCCCGGCTTCCCTCCATCCTGCCGCCGCTCGGGCCCCGCGAACTCCTCGAAGTCTCCATGATCCAGTCGGTGGCCGGTGAGTTGAAAGGCGGAGCTCTGTCGAACCGTCGGCCGTTCCGGCAACCTCACCATTCAGCATCAATGGCTGCGCTCGTAGGCGGCGGCATCAATGCCCGCCCCGGCGAGGCCTCGCTGGCGCATGGCGGCGTGCTCTTCCTTGACGAGCTTCCCGAGTTCACGCCGCAGGTGCTCGATTCCCTGCGCCAGCCGATGGAAACCGGCGAGGTTATGATAGCCCGCGCCAACAATCGGGTGACGTATCCCGCCCGGTTCCAGCTGATTGCCGCAATGAATCCCTGTCGGTGCGGCCAGGCTCTTGAGCCGGGCTATGCCTGCCGGCGTGGCCCCAACGACCGCTGCGTCGCCCAATATGGCGCTCGTATCTCAGGGCCGCTCCTCGATCGCATCGACTTGCGGATCGAAGTTGGTGCCGTCACTGCGGCCGATCTGATCTTGCCTCCTCCGGCCGAAGGCTCGGCGGAGACAGCGGCCCGAGTGGCCTCCGCAAGGGCGCGGCAAACCGCACGTTTCGCGGCGCACGGCCTGACAGGGGTCATCACGAACGCGACCTGTCCGGTGCCGTTGATCGAGGAGATGGCGGCACCTGATGCGGATGGTACGGCACTCATCCGCAACGCGGCGGAGACGATGCGCCTCTCGGCACGAGGCTTCCACCGCGTGCTGCGCGTGGCCCGAACCCTGGCGGATCTCGACGGCGACGAGCGGGTGCGCCGCCTCCATCTCGCCGAGGCCCTGTCCTATCGCGGCCGGGTCGAGCGACCCGTAGCCGCCTGA
- the algA gene encoding Alginate biosynthesis protein AlgA yields the protein MAPGFSDLIHPVILCGGSGTRLWPASRESMPKQFTPLVNADSSTFQDTARRVADGTAFSRPTIITSSDARFIVAEQLLQAEVQADIVLEPERRDSAAAVAVAALHAARRDPEAVVLILAADHVIGDTAAFVGAARAAAVGARAGRIMTLGIEPTAPSTAYGYIRKGASIDGVEGAYEVGRFVEKPNRHGAESLIADGALWNSGYFLFRADVMLAELETYVPEILAATRAALDGATSDLDFLRLDSAAFASAPKTSIDYAVMERTDRAGVLPVSFPWSDVGTWDAVWDVLPRDALGNAVRGRVELVETRGSLVHSEGEHLTAVVGLDDIVVVSTPDAVLVTSKAKAGLVKELVTQLREKAHPEADAHRRMFRPWGWYQRIDIGERFQVKRIMVTPGGRLSLQKHFHRAEHWVVVRGTAEVTVDDRVVLVHENEAVYLPIGSMHRLTNPGKIPLELIEVQVGSYTGEDDIIRVEDIYGR from the coding sequence ATGGCCCCAGGATTTTCCGACCTCATCCATCCGGTCATCCTTTGCGGTGGCTCCGGTACGCGATTGTGGCCTGCCTCCCGCGAGAGCATGCCGAAGCAGTTCACGCCACTCGTGAATGCCGATAGTTCGACCTTCCAGGACACCGCCCGTCGGGTCGCGGATGGAACCGCCTTCTCGCGACCGACGATCATCACCAGCAGCGATGCCCGCTTCATCGTGGCCGAGCAGCTGCTTCAGGCCGAAGTCCAAGCCGACATCGTACTTGAGCCCGAGCGTCGCGACTCAGCTGCGGCCGTCGCGGTTGCCGCTCTCCATGCAGCCCGGCGCGACCCGGAAGCGGTGGTGCTCATCCTGGCAGCCGATCACGTCATCGGCGACACGGCTGCCTTCGTGGGTGCTGCGCGCGCCGCCGCCGTTGGTGCCCGGGCCGGACGGATCATGACGCTCGGGATCGAGCCCACCGCACCGTCCACGGCCTATGGCTATATCCGCAAGGGTGCATCGATCGACGGGGTCGAAGGCGCATATGAGGTCGGGCGCTTCGTGGAGAAGCCCAACCGCCACGGTGCGGAAAGCCTGATCGCCGACGGCGCGCTGTGGAACAGCGGCTACTTTCTGTTCCGTGCCGACGTCATGCTGGCCGAACTCGAGACCTATGTCCCGGAGATCCTGGCCGCGACCCGCGCCGCCCTGGACGGGGCGACGAGCGATCTCGACTTCCTGCGCCTGGATTCCGCCGCCTTCGCCAGCGCGCCGAAGACCTCCATCGATTATGCCGTGATGGAGCGGACCGACCGCGCCGGAGTCCTCCCGGTGTCCTTCCCCTGGTCCGATGTCGGTACCTGGGACGCGGTCTGGGACGTGCTGCCCCGTGATGCGTTGGGTAACGCCGTGCGCGGTCGCGTGGAACTCGTCGAGACCCGCGGCAGCCTCGTGCATAGCGAAGGCGAACATCTCACTGCCGTGGTGGGTCTTGACGACATCGTCGTGGTCTCGACCCCGGACGCCGTCCTCGTCACCTCGAAGGCCAAGGCCGGCCTCGTCAAGGAGCTGGTCACGCAGCTGCGTGAGAAGGCCCATCCCGAGGCCGATGCGCATCGCCGGATGTTCCGCCCCTGGGGCTGGTACCAGCGCATCGATATCGGCGAACGTTTCCAGGTGAAACGCATCATGGTGACGCCGGGCGGCCGGCTCTCGCTGCAGAAGCATTTCCACAGGGCGGAGCATTGGGTCGTCGTGCGCGGAACCGCCGAGGTCACCGTGGATGATCGCGTCGTGCTGGTCCACGAGAACGAGGCGGTCTACCTGCCCATCGGTTCGATGCATCGTCTCACCAATCCGGGCAAGATCCCCCTCGAACTCATCGAGGTCCAGGTCGGATCCTATACCGGTGAGGACGACATCATCCGCGTCGAGGACATCTACGGCCGATAG
- the mutB gene encoding putative methylmalonyl-CoA mutase large subunit, which translates to MTSRIPDFANVPYAADAFTAPVPPAGEPWMTPEGIPVKGVYGPEDREGIEFLHTYPGVAPYLRGPYPTMYVTQPWTIRQYAGFSTAEDSNAFYRRNLAAGQKGLSVAFDLATHRGYDSDHPRVSGDVGMAGVAIDSIYDMRTLFSGIPLDEMTVSMTMNGAVLPILALYIVAAEEQGAPPEKLAGTIQNDILKEFMVRNTYIYPPAGSMRIIGDIFAYTSAHMPKFNSISISGYHMQEAGATNDLELAYTLADGVEYIKAGLAAGLTIDKFAPRLSFFWAISTNFFMEIAKMRAARLIWAKLVKEFEPKTDKSLPLRTHSQTSGWSLTAQDVFNNVTRTCIEAMAATQGGTQSLHTNALDEALALPTDFSARIARNTQLFLQQESGTTRIVDPWGGSYYVEKLTQDIVARAWEHLREVEELGGMAKAIEAGIPKLRIEEAAARAQARIDSGRQTIVGVNKFKPEDDRAIELMRVDNGNVRMLQIDKLKRLRAERNQADVDAALAALTAAAQGEGNLLALGVEAARAKATVGEISDALEKAWGRHRAEIRSISGVYKREVGGMSPVVETVRQLVETFEENDGRRPRILVAKMGQDGHDRGQKVIASAFADLGFDVDIGPLFATPAEAARQAVENDVHIVGVSSLAAGHLTLVPELKAALTEQGRGDVMIVIGGVIPPGDYPALHAAGASAIFPPGTVIAEAAVKLIEELNGRLGYNARQAAE; encoded by the coding sequence ATGACGTCCCGTATCCCCGATTTCGCGAACGTCCCCTACGCGGCCGATGCCTTCACGGCGCCAGTGCCGCCGGCGGGCGAGCCATGGATGACGCCCGAGGGCATCCCAGTGAAGGGCGTGTACGGGCCGGAGGATCGCGAGGGGATCGAGTTTCTCCATACCTATCCGGGTGTAGCGCCCTACCTGCGCGGCCCCTACCCGACCATGTACGTCACCCAGCCCTGGACGATCCGGCAATATGCCGGCTTCTCCACGGCGGAGGATTCGAACGCGTTCTACCGGCGCAACCTCGCCGCCGGACAGAAGGGCCTCTCCGTCGCCTTCGATCTCGCCACCCACCGCGGCTACGATTCCGATCACCCGCGTGTCTCGGGCGATGTCGGCATGGCCGGGGTGGCGATCGATTCGATCTACGACATGCGGACGCTCTTTTCGGGCATCCCGCTCGACGAGATGACCGTCTCGATGACGATGAACGGTGCGGTCCTGCCGATCCTCGCCCTCTACATCGTTGCGGCCGAAGAGCAGGGCGCGCCGCCCGAGAAACTCGCGGGCACGATCCAGAACGACATCCTCAAGGAGTTCATGGTCCGCAACACCTACATCTACCCGCCGGCGGGCTCGATGCGGATCATCGGCGATATCTTCGCCTACACCTCGGCCCACATGCCGAAATTCAACTCGATCTCGATCTCCGGCTATCACATGCAGGAGGCCGGAGCGACGAACGACCTCGAACTCGCCTACACGCTCGCCGATGGCGTCGAGTATATCAAGGCGGGCCTCGCGGCCGGGCTCACCATCGACAAGTTTGCCCCGCGCCTGTCGTTCTTCTGGGCCATTTCCACCAACTTCTTCATGGAAATCGCCAAGATGCGGGCGGCGCGCCTGATCTGGGCCAAGCTTGTCAAGGAATTCGAGCCGAAGACCGATAAGTCGCTGCCCCTGCGCACCCACAGCCAGACATCGGGCTGGTCGCTGACCGCGCAGGACGTGTTCAACAACGTCACTCGCACCTGTATCGAGGCGATGGCCGCGACGCAGGGCGGGACGCAATCGCTCCACACCAACGCGCTGGACGAAGCACTCGCCCTGCCCACCGACTTCTCGGCCCGCATCGCCCGCAACACCCAGCTGTTTCTGCAGCAGGAGAGCGGCACCACGCGCATCGTCGATCCATGGGGCGGCTCCTACTATGTAGAGAAGCTCACCCAGGACATCGTTGCCCGGGCGTGGGAACACCTGCGCGAGGTGGAGGAGCTTGGCGGGATGGCCAAGGCCATCGAGGCCGGTATCCCCAAACTGCGCATCGAGGAAGCGGCGGCCCGCGCCCAGGCACGGATCGATTCCGGCCGTCAGACCATCGTCGGCGTCAACAAATTCAAGCCTGAGGACGACCGCGCCATCGAGCTGATGCGCGTCGACAACGGCAATGTCCGCATGCTCCAGATCGACAAGCTCAAGAGGCTGCGCGCCGAGCGCAACCAGGCCGACGTCGATGCGGCCCTCGCGGCACTGACCGCAGCCGCCCAGGGAGAGGGCAATCTCCTGGCGCTCGGTGTCGAGGCTGCCCGCGCGAAGGCCACGGTCGGAGAGATTTCCGACGCTCTGGAGAAGGCCTGGGGCCGGCATCGCGCCGAGATCCGCTCGATCTCGGGCGTCTACAAGCGAGAGGTGGGTGGCATGTCGCCGGTGGTCGAGACCGTTCGTCAGCTCGTGGAGACCTTCGAGGAGAATGACGGGCGGCGCCCGCGCATCCTCGTCGCCAAGATGGGCCAGGACGGCCACGACCGTGGCCAGAAGGTCATTGCGTCGGCCTTCGCCGATCTCGGCTTCGACGTGGATATCGGACCTCTCTTCGCCACTCCCGCCGAAGCCGCGCGCCAAGCTGTGGAGAACGACGTCCACATCGTCGGCGTTTCGTCTCTTGCCGCCGGCCACCTGACGCTGGTGCCCGAATTGAAGGCAGCGCTGACTGAACAGGGACGCGGTGACGTGATGATCGTGATCGGCGGCGTGATCCCCCCGGGCGATTATCCCGCTCTCCATGCCGCTGGCGCATCAGCGATTTTTCCGCCCGGCACGGTCATTGCTGAAGCGGCCGTGAAGCTGATCGAGGAGTTGAACGGGAGGCTCGGCTACAATGCACGGCAAGCCGCTGAATAG
- the htrA gene encoding Putative serine protease HtrA — protein sequence MSDRFGRMAIAAALVLMALYVGQPYVAALLFSAETPRAITARGDLAPSETSTATLFERASPSVVHVFAQAAAQGRSLMSPDSEEGEGGNGAQTGTGFVWDAAGHVVTNNHVVAGAAQRGGSVSVRLSSGEVRPATIVGTAPSYDLAVLRLGGSGAVPPPLAIGTSADLKVGQAAFAIGNPFGLDHTLTTGVISALRRRLPTGEGRELSGVIQTDAAINPGNSGGPLLDSAGRLVGVNTAIYSPSGASAGIGFAIPVDVVNRVVPELIRNGRTRNPGIGIIAGQEATAARLGIDGVVVLRVLRGSPAAAAGLRGVDVETGTIGDVIVGAAGQPVHRLADLTAAMEATGIGKSIELAVERDGRIRKVKVITADVAETRQ from the coding sequence ATGTCGGATCGCTTCGGCCGCATGGCGATCGCGGCGGCCCTGGTGCTCATGGCCCTCTATGTCGGGCAGCCCTATGTGGCGGCGCTCCTGTTCTCGGCTGAAACCCCTCGGGCGATCACGGCGCGGGGGGATCTGGCTCCATCCGAAACATCCACCGCGACCCTGTTCGAGCGTGCGAGCCCGTCGGTCGTGCATGTCTTCGCCCAAGCCGCCGCCCAGGGGCGTTCCCTGATGAGTCCCGATTCCGAGGAGGGCGAAGGGGGCAACGGCGCGCAGACGGGCACGGGCTTCGTCTGGGATGCCGCCGGGCATGTGGTCACCAACAATCACGTGGTGGCGGGCGCGGCCCAGCGGGGCGGATCGGTGTCCGTCCGCCTATCCTCGGGGGAGGTCCGCCCGGCGACCATCGTCGGGACCGCGCCGAGCTACGACCTCGCCGTGCTTCGCCTCGGCGGCTCCGGTGCCGTTCCGCCGCCGCTGGCCATCGGTACCTCGGCGGATCTCAAGGTCGGGCAGGCGGCCTTCGCCATCGGCAACCCGTTCGGCCTCGACCATACCCTGACGACGGGCGTCATCAGCGCCCTTCGCCGCCGTCTCCCCACGGGGGAGGGGAGGGAGCTGTCCGGCGTGATCCAGACCGACGCCGCGATCAATCCCGGCAATTCCGGCGGGCCGCTCCTCGATTCCGCCGGGCGACTCGTGGGCGTCAACACGGCGATCTATTCTCCCTCGGGTGCCAGCGCCGGCATCGGCTTCGCGATCCCCGTGGACGTGGTGAACCGGGTCGTCCCCGAACTCATCCGCAACGGCCGCACCCGCAATCCGGGTATCGGCATCATTGCCGGGCAGGAGGCCACCGCCGCGCGCCTCGGGATCGACGGTGTCGTGGTGCTGCGGGTCCTGCGCGGATCGCCGGCCGCCGCAGCCGGATTGCGCGGTGTCGATGTCGAGACCGGCACGATAGGGGACGTCATCGTCGGAGCGGCCGGCCAGCCCGTGCACCGCCTGGCCGACCTTACCGCCGCGATGGAAGCGACGGGCATCGGCAAATCCATCGAGCTCGCCGTCGAGCGGGACGGGCGCATCCGCAAGGTGAAGGTCATCACGGCGGATGTGGCCGAGACGCGGCAATAA
- the djlA_2 gene encoding Co-chaperone protein DjlA, protein MTFLAALVALFVLWWYAKTAKPHLVRRLGRLITPRVARRIGGYVLLALAGVAAVRGRIELAILFGGVAFWFLDGVDAVVVRLRGLFRRAAVSRPTIVLFEVMPDGRTADGIVQIGPYAGRRLSQLPEAALMQILAVCRKVDRIAARRLQTYLDGRTAAGRVDAERDSDARSRRPPDPGAMTQEEAHQILGLQSGATLQQIRTAHRTLMKRWHPDQGGTVEGASRINAARDRLVSRHR, encoded by the coding sequence ATGACGTTCCTCGCCGCCCTCGTAGCCCTCTTCGTCCTGTGGTGGTACGCCAAGACCGCCAAACCCCATCTCGTCCGGCGCCTGGGTCGGCTGATCACGCCGCGGGTGGCGAGACGGATCGGCGGCTATGTTTTGCTTGCCCTCGCCGGCGTGGCTGCGGTTCGCGGTCGGATCGAACTCGCGATCCTGTTCGGGGGCGTCGCGTTCTGGTTCCTCGACGGTGTCGATGCCGTGGTCGTCCGGCTTCGCGGCCTGTTCAGGCGCGCAGCCGTCTCGCGCCCCACGATCGTACTGTTTGAGGTGATGCCCGACGGGCGGACCGCAGATGGGATCGTCCAGATCGGTCCCTATGCCGGGCGGCGCCTGTCGCAGCTTCCTGAAGCGGCACTCATGCAGATCCTCGCGGTCTGCCGCAAGGTCGACCGCATCGCCGCACGCCGTTTACAGACGTATCTCGACGGCAGAACGGCCGCCGGGCGTGTAGACGCTGAGAGAGATTCCGACGCGCGGTCGCGCCGTCCGCCGGATCCAGGGGCGATGACGCAAGAGGAGGCCCACCAGATCCTGGGGCTTCAGAGCGGGGCGACCCTGCAGCAGATCCGCACGGCTCATCGGACGCTGATGAAACGGTGGCATCCCGACCAGGGCGGAACGGTCGAGGGGGCTTCGCGCATCAACGCGGCCCGAGACAGGCTTGTGAGCCGACATCGCTGA
- the dacD gene encoding D-alanyl-D-alanine carboxypeptidase DacD: MRSVPSRSRTTHGLPALITAAAVLTAIASPADARRGHHHRGGGGGYNPPYAAMVIDVKTGRTLHAVNEDSLRHPASITKVMTLYMLFEQLERGRFNLDSPLTISAFAAARPPSKLGLRPGSTIEVEDAIKAIVTKSANDVACAIGENIAGSEPKFAEMMTRKAQALGMTRTNYANASGLPDADQITTARDLTILARAIQDRFPRYYKYFQTRSFAFRGRVIGNHNRLLGNVEGVDGIKTGYTRDSGFNLMTAAKSDDRQIVAIVLGGKSGASRDRIMADLVRANLPRAYAGNRQAPPVTEVAERGRPAVVADATSRTRTQVASADDEEIEVETTASTQPLDISPRQTVTPGSAGAKWRSGALPASAQAYAPTSAPAAFPGTKASPSGKSDARLASVDGTRPEPAPKASSTSRVTPTAWVIQLGAMDDEDKAKSMLSEARSRAGSALSKASPYTVRVDHGGATLYRARFSGFSEQEAAQDACSTLKRNGFNCFATRS; encoded by the coding sequence ATGCGTAGCGTTCCGAGTCGCTCCCGGACGACCCATGGACTGCCGGCTCTGATAACGGCCGCAGCCGTTCTCACGGCCATCGCCTCGCCCGCCGATGCGCGTCGTGGACACCATCACCGGGGCGGCGGCGGGGGCTACAACCCACCCTACGCCGCCATGGTGATCGACGTGAAGACGGGCCGCACCCTGCATGCCGTCAACGAGGATTCCCTCCGCCACCCTGCGTCAATCACGAAGGTGATGACGCTTTACATGCTTTTCGAACAGCTCGAGCGTGGTCGTTTCAACCTCGACTCGCCCCTGACCATTTCGGCATTCGCCGCCGCTCGGCCGCCGTCCAAGCTCGGTCTCCGGCCCGGCTCGACGATCGAGGTGGAGGACGCGATCAAGGCGATCGTGACGAAATCGGCCAATGACGTGGCCTGCGCCATCGGCGAGAACATCGCCGGCTCGGAGCCGAAATTCGCCGAGATGATGACCCGCAAGGCCCAGGCCCTGGGCATGACCCGGACCAACTACGCCAATGCCTCGGGCCTGCCCGATGCGGATCAGATCACCACGGCGCGCGACCTGACCATCCTCGCCCGGGCGATCCAGGACCGGTTTCCGCGCTACTACAAGTACTTCCAGACCCGCTCCTTCGCCTTCCGCGGCAGGGTCATCGGCAACCACAACCGACTCCTCGGCAATGTCGAGGGCGTGGACGGCATCAAGACCGGCTACACCCGCGATTCCGGCTTCAACCTGATGACCGCCGCCAAGTCCGACGACCGCCAGATCGTGGCTATCGTGCTCGGCGGAAAGTCCGGTGCCAGCCGCGACCGCATCATGGCCGATCTCGTCCGGGCGAACCTGCCCCGCGCCTATGCCGGCAACCGCCAGGCACCGCCGGTGACGGAAGTCGCCGAGCGTGGCCGCCCGGCCGTGGTGGCGGACGCCACGTCGCGCACGCGCACGCAGGTCGCCTCGGCCGATGACGAGGAGATCGAGGTGGAGACCACCGCCTCGACCCAACCCCTCGACATCAGCCCGCGCCAGACCGTGACCCCTGGAAGCGCCGGTGCCAAGTGGCGGAGCGGCGCCCTGCCGGCCTCGGCTCAGGCCTATGCACCGACCAGCGCGCCCGCCGCTTTCCCCGGAACCAAGGCTTCGCCGAGCGGCAAGTCGGATGCTCGTCTCGCATCGGTCGATGGCACCCGGCCCGAGCCCGCGCCGAAGGCCTCGTCCACGAGCCGCGTCACGCCTACCGCCTGGGTGATCCAGCTCGGCGCCATGGACGACGAAGACAAGGCGAAGTCGATGCTGTCCGAAGCGCGCAGCCGGGCCGGAAGCGCCCTTTCCAAGGCCTCGCCCTACACGGTGAGGGTCGATCATGGCGGCGCCACCCTCTACCGGGCCCGCTTCTCGGGATTCAGCGAACAGGAAGCCGCGCAGGACGCCTGCTCGACCCTGAAGCGCAACGGCTTCAACTGCTTCGCTACGCGAAGCTGA
- the clpS gene encoding ATP-dependent Clp protease adapter protein ClpS, which translates to MSDDPMRCLVSPNTDHGGFAATAGSDGAIPADPSTPRAADPVGPGGNDDGRSGTAIITRTKPKTKRPSLYRVLLLNDDYTPMEFVVHVVEKFFNKSQADAYQIMMHVHQNGVGECGIFTYEVAETKVTQVMDFARKHQHPLQCVMEKK; encoded by the coding sequence ATGTCCGACGACCCGATGCGTTGTCTGGTCTCCCCCAATACGGATCACGGCGGCTTCGCCGCGACCGCTGGGTCCGATGGCGCGATCCCTGCCGATCCTTCGACGCCGCGCGCAGCCGATCCCGTAGGACCGGGCGGCAATGACGACGGACGGTCGGGTACGGCGATCATCACGCGGACCAAGCCCAAGACGAAACGGCCGAGCCTGTACCGCGTACTCCTTCTCAACGACGATTACACGCCGATGGAGTTCGTCGTGCACGTGGTCGAGAAATTTTTCAACAAGTCACAGGCCGATGCCTACCAGATCATGATGCACGTGCATCAGAATGGCGTCGGCGAGTGCGGGATCTTTACCTACGAGGTGGCGGAGACCAAGGTGACGCAGGTCATGGACTTCGCGCGCAAACACCAACATCCTCTCCAGTGCGTCATGGAAAAAAAATAG